Proteins found in one Vallitalea guaymasensis genomic segment:
- the yajC gene encoding preprotein translocase subunit YajC — MSSLFVLEAGAGAQPSTAGSIGAMLIPMVILFGFMYLMLIRPQKKRQREIDQMQSSINIGDSVMTNGGFYGKVVDSVNNVLIVELGTNKSVRVPIERNAVAAVKEPDLTINRDDLIEDKKEDKEEKKDEE; from the coding sequence ATGTCAAGTTTATTTGTATTAGAAGCTGGAGCTGGCGCACAACCATCTACTGCTGGCAGTATAGGTGCTATGTTAATACCTATGGTAATTTTATTTGGTTTTATGTACCTAATGCTTATCAGACCTCAAAAAAAGAGACAAAGAGAAATAGACCAAATGCAGTCAAGCATTAATATTGGTGATTCTGTTATGACTAATGGTGGTTTCTATGGTAAAGTTGTTGATTCTGTAAATAATGTTCTTATAGTTGAACTTGGTACTAACAAAAGCGTAAGAGTTCCTATTGAAAGAAATGCAGTTGCTGCAGTTAAAGAACCAGATTTAACAATAAATAGAGATGACTTAATCGAAGATAAAAAAGAAGACAAAGAAGAAAAGAAAGACGAAGAATAG
- a CDS encoding TIGR04086 family membrane protein — MGRTSRISKKPDINTQKIIVNVLKAIMIGYIITILCVLLLSFIVYKYDLSNSQINIGRVIIIILATIIMGLLIGRSIGKNKWMYGAIAGVIYFVIFVIASIIINKNSGISGGAISLFFMCVGGSTLGGMLG; from the coding sequence ATGGGCAGAACATCTCGAATTTCAAAGAAACCAGACATTAACACGCAAAAAATAATAGTGAACGTGCTTAAAGCTATTATGATTGGATACATAATTACTATTTTATGTGTACTTCTTCTTTCATTCATCGTATATAAGTATGATTTGAGTAATAGTCAGATTAATATTGGAAGAGTCATTATTATAATATTGGCAACTATTATTATGGGCTTACTAATAGGAAGAAGCATAGGTAAAAATAAATGGATGTATGGCGCTATAGCCGGAGTTATTTATTTTGTGATATTTGTCATAGCATCTATTATAATCAACAAGAATAGTGGAATTTCTGGAGGTGCAATAAGTTTATTCTTCATGTGTGTAGGTGGCAGTACATTAGGAGGAATGCTAGGATAA
- a CDS encoding PHP domain-containing protein — translation MKKLIDLHIHTTASDGTYEPCELVEYASKKNIAAIAITDHDCISGIKEAKKCGKIYNVEIVSGIEFSTRYNDTEIHLLGLYIDENDKTFVNGLNEIVDARESRNIKMIEKLNDHGIDISLEDVLATSNSDVYTRAHFAKAMLNKGYVSSMREAFNKYIGNDSPCYVPREKVTPEMAIELVLSCGGVPILAHPTLYNMDLRQLDNLISELSKIGLLGIEGLYSLYNKSEEKYLKDFADKYGLVISGGSDFHGSNKPNIDLGVGRGNLEIPYSILEAIKAKRT, via the coding sequence TTGAAAAAACTTATAGATCTACATATTCATACGACTGCTTCTGATGGAACTTATGAGCCCTGTGAATTAGTAGAATATGCTTCAAAAAAAAATATAGCTGCTATTGCTATAACTGACCATGACTGTATCTCTGGAATTAAAGAAGCTAAGAAATGCGGTAAAATATATAATGTAGAGATAGTTAGCGGTATTGAATTTTCAACAAGATATAATGATACTGAAATACACCTTTTGGGTTTATATATTGATGAAAACGATAAAACATTTGTAAATGGATTAAATGAAATAGTGGATGCTAGAGAATCACGGAATATCAAAATGATAGAAAAACTTAATGATCATGGAATAGACATTTCCCTAGAAGATGTTTTGGCAACATCTAACTCCGATGTTTATACAAGAGCTCATTTTGCTAAGGCTATGCTTAATAAAGGCTATGTTTCATCTATGAGAGAAGCCTTTAACAAATATATAGGCAATGATAGCCCTTGCTATGTACCAAGAGAAAAAGTTACTCCAGAAATGGCTATAGAACTTGTCTTATCCTGTGGTGGTGTACCCATTCTAGCACATCCAACTCTATACAATATGGATTTAAGACAATTAGATAATCTTATTAGTGAGTTATCAAAAATAGGTTTGTTAGGAATTGAAGGACTTTATTCTCTATACAATAAATCTGAAGAAAAATATTTGAAAGACTTCGCAGATAAATATGGTCTTGTAATCTCTGGAGGTTCTGATTTTCACGGAAGCAATAAGCCAAATATCGATCTTGGTGTGGGAAGAGGCAATCTAGAAATCCCTTATTCTATACTTGAAGCTATAAAAGCTAAGAGAACATAA
- the scfA gene encoding six-cysteine ranthipeptide SCIFF: protein MKHIKTLNSATLKKSLKNGGCGECQTSCQSACKTSCTVGNQTCENK, encoded by the coding sequence ATGAAGCATATTAAAACATTAAACTCAGCTACTCTTAAAAAGAGTTTAAAAAATGGTGGATGCGGCGAATGCCAAACATCATGCCAATCAGCATGTAAAACATCATGTACAGTTGGTAATCAAACTTGTGAAAACAAATAA
- the scfB gene encoding thioether cross-link-forming SCIFF peptide maturase, whose amino-acid sequence MVHQYKMGDMNIVVDVYSGAIHVVDDIVYDVIESYEKLSSEDLLNKLSSKYDKEVIIESINEVKELIDKELLFTDDTYKEAIISFKKREPVVKALCLHIAHDCNLCCKYCFAGEGEYHGDRSLMTSEIGKKSIDFLLENSGNRRNLEVDFFGGEPLMNFEVVKDIVKYARSREKEYNKNFRFTITTNGILLDDDVMEFVNENMYNVVLSIDGRKEVNDRMRSSKNGKGSYDIIMPKFEKMAESRNQENYYVRGTFTHFNLDFSQDVLHLADKGFKQVSIEPVVAPADMPYALREEDIPYLCEQYDILAKEMIKRKEEGRDFNFFHFMIDLSQGPCVIKRLSGCGSGTEYLAVTPWGDLYPCHQFVGIDEFKLGTVDEGITNLERRKEFKECCVYSKDKCQNCWAKFYCSGGCTANAYQFHGNIYDTYEIGCELEKKRVECAIYMKAKEMME is encoded by the coding sequence GTGGTACATCAATATAAAATGGGCGATATGAACATCGTAGTAGATGTTTATAGCGGTGCAATTCATGTAGTTGATGATATTGTTTATGATGTAATAGAAAGTTATGAGAAGTTATCTAGTGAGGACTTATTAAACAAGCTTTCTTCAAAATATGATAAGGAAGTAATAATTGAATCAATTAATGAAGTAAAAGAACTTATTGATAAAGAATTACTTTTTACTGATGATACATACAAAGAAGCAATTATCAGCTTTAAAAAAAGAGAACCTGTTGTAAAAGCTTTGTGTTTGCATATAGCACATGATTGTAACTTGTGTTGCAAGTATTGTTTTGCAGGTGAAGGTGAATATCATGGAGACCGTTCACTTATGACTAGTGAAATAGGTAAAAAATCCATTGATTTTCTATTAGAGAATTCAGGTAATAGAAGAAACCTTGAAGTAGATTTCTTTGGTGGAGAACCATTGATGAATTTTGAAGTAGTAAAAGACATTGTGAAATATGCTAGATCTAGAGAAAAAGAATATAATAAGAACTTTAGATTTACAATAACTACTAATGGAATATTACTTGATGATGATGTAATGGAATTTGTTAATGAAAACATGTATAATGTAGTACTTAGCATAGATGGTAGAAAAGAAGTAAATGATAGAATGAGATCATCCAAAAATGGCAAGGGTAGTTATGATATCATAATGCCTAAGTTTGAGAAGATGGCTGAAAGTAGAAATCAAGAGAATTATTATGTAAGAGGAACTTTCACTCATTTTAATCTTGATTTTTCACAGGATGTATTACATCTAGCTGATAAAGGATTCAAACAAGTATCTATAGAACCTGTTGTAGCACCAGCGGATATGCCTTATGCTCTTAGGGAAGAGGATATACCATATCTATGTGAACAATACGATATATTAGCAAAAGAAATGATTAAGAGAAAAGAAGAAGGTAGAGATTTTAATTTCTTCCACTTCATGATTGACTTATCACAAGGACCATGTGTCATAAAGAGACTTTCAGGTTGCGGTTCAGGAACTGAATACCTGGCTGTTACACCATGGGGTGATTTGTACCCATGTCATCAATTTGTAGGAATAGATGAATTCAAACTTGGAACAGTTGATGAAGGAATAACTAATCTGGAAAGACGTAAAGAATTCAAAGAATGTTGTGTATATTCAAAAGATAAATGTCAAAATTGTTGGGCAAAATTCTATTGTAGTGGTGGATGTACAGCTAATGCATATCAATTCCACGGTAATATATATGATACATATGAAATAGGCTGTGAGCTTGAGAAAAAACGAGTTGAATGTGCTATTTATATGAAAGCAAAAGAAATGATGGAATAA